In one window of Massilibacterium senegalense DNA:
- a CDS encoding HAD family hydrolase, which yields MTWQTLLFDIDGVLLSEERYFDATALTVWELIHSNLYLGQQTAFFSVNLEEPQIRRIRKEVFHDDTVLSFMKSRGINSNWDMVYLAFSYQLILLLEKIHQKDPAFVEQLVQKEITYESLKEAQEKSNDLSVSFQPNYAQFIDDFKESTEEKQALFLYLNTICQKRLSVSTTIFKRQSTLWDVCQETFQEWYLGDRYVEPSVLGKPKESGKKGFLQDEIPIISKEQMIELFSTLKEKGYHLGIGTGRPKIETLEPLKTLGVLSFFDENRILTATDVLHAERQYPEYAPLAKPQPYAYVQGMLGKETPVMTAITYPLPIENKEQVLVIGDSLADYMAAKTVGCQFAAVLTGLSGKKARPDFENRADFILDNVFDLLTMIK from the coding sequence ATGACATGGCAAACATTACTTTTTGACATTGATGGTGTTCTGTTAAGTGAAGAACGCTATTTTGATGCAACTGCATTAACCGTTTGGGAACTAATCCATAGCAATCTCTACCTAGGTCAACAAACTGCTTTTTTTTCTGTCAATTTAGAAGAACCACAGATTCGCCGCATTCGAAAAGAAGTCTTTCATGATGATACGGTTTTATCATTCATGAAGTCTCGTGGAATCAATTCTAACTGGGATATGGTTTACTTAGCTTTTTCCTATCAACTCATTTTATTGTTAGAAAAAATCCATCAAAAAGACCCAGCCTTTGTGGAACAACTTGTACAAAAAGAAATTACATATGAGTCTCTCAAAGAAGCACAAGAAAAAAGCAACGATTTATCTGTCTCTTTTCAACCAAATTATGCGCAATTTATAGATGATTTTAAAGAAAGTACCGAAGAGAAACAAGCTCTCTTTCTTTATTTAAATACTATTTGCCAAAAACGTCTTTCGGTTTCTACTACTATTTTCAAACGACAAAGTACGCTATGGGATGTTTGCCAAGAAACGTTCCAGGAATGGTACTTAGGCGATCGATATGTAGAACCGTCTGTCCTTGGAAAACCGAAAGAGTCAGGAAAAAAAGGGTTTCTGCAAGACGAAATTCCAATCATTTCTAAAGAACAAATGATAGAACTTTTTTCCACGTTAAAAGAAAAAGGATATCATTTAGGTATCGGAACAGGACGTCCGAAAATCGAGACGTTAGAACCATTAAAAACGCTTGGAGTATTATCATTTTTTGATGAAAACCGTATTTTGACGGCAACGGATGTATTACATGCAGAACGGCAATATCCTGAATATGCACCGTTAGCAAAACCACAACCTTACGCTTACGTGCAGGGAATGCTCGGGAAAGAAACCCCAGTGATGACTGCTATTACGTACCCGCTTCCGATTGAAAACAAAGAACAAGTACTTGTAATCGGTGATTCGTTAGCTGATTACATGGCAGCAAAAACGGTTGGGTGTCAATTTGCTGCTGTGTTAACTGGGCTTTCTGGTAAAAAAGCTCGTCCTGATTTTGAAAACCGTGCAGACTTCATTTTAGATAACGTCTTTGATTTACTGACAATGATCAAATAA
- a CDS encoding group II intron maturase-specific domain-containing protein, with amino-acid sequence MGEYSVVKVKFLGSCLSTTRSGVKIRPHQKAKLTVKRELKKITKRNRGKNIRALFEQIKKLMAGWINYYGMSEMKGFINNLDGWLKRRMRQYIWK; translated from the coding sequence ATGGGCGAATACTCGGTGGTGAAAGTGAAGTTCCTAGGATCTTGTCTATCGACAACTAGAAGTGGTGTCAAGATTCGACCACATCAAAAGGCGAAGCTCACTGTAAAGCGAGAGTTGAAGAAAATAACAAAGCGGAACAGAGGGAAAAACATTAGGGCCCTTTTCGAGCAAATCAAGAAGCTCATGGCGGGGTGGATAAACTACTACGGCATGAGTGAAATGAAAGGCTTTATAAATAACTTAGACGGTTGGCTGAAACGACGAATGAGGCAATACATTTGGAAGTAG
- a CDS encoding SLC13 family permease encodes MLQQEATTMWNKLWKMHRETKALLTFFAKPKDVQKKVLERQDGKNEKGPNGPLPSYQNRQWIGLILGPLLFILTLFFFHPEGMTNEARGVLASTLWIATWWITEAIPIPVTSLLPIVLLPLTGALEIGSVTSAYGDGTIFLFLGGFILAIAMEKWGLHKRIALSIILLIGTSTKRIILGFMVATGFLSMWISNTATAMMMMPIGLAIIYQVRQAMKSSEKEEDQGFGKAIMLGIAYSASIGGLGTLIGTPPNSIFAATVNKLYGIQISFAEWMLFGVPIAAFLLILAWVYLVQIAYPLKMKSLPGGRKVVQQELRQLGNMSFEEKLVLIVFSLTAISWITRTFVIQKFIPTIDDTIIAIIAGIILFLLPTKHQTKVRILDWNDAKNLPWGILLLFGGGLAIAAGFKETGLALWIGEQLTVLNGLHLLVVLFIVATIVLFLTEITSNTATATMLFPVMASLALALDVHPYALMIAAGIASSCAFMLPVATPPNAVVFGSGYLKIGDMVKAGFWINLICILLIPLMIYYFLPVVWDIDLFQFPKNFK; translated from the coding sequence ATGTTACAACAAGAAGCGACTACGATGTGGAATAAACTTTGGAAAATGCATCGCGAAACAAAAGCGTTATTAACGTTTTTTGCAAAGCCAAAAGATGTACAAAAAAAGGTACTAGAACGTCAAGATGGAAAGAATGAAAAAGGACCAAATGGGCCATTGCCCAGCTATCAAAATCGTCAATGGATTGGTCTTATTTTAGGCCCGCTTTTATTTATTCTCACTTTATTTTTCTTCCATCCAGAAGGCATGACAAATGAAGCGCGTGGGGTATTAGCTTCTACGTTATGGATTGCTACATGGTGGATTACAGAAGCAATTCCAATTCCAGTAACTTCTTTATTGCCGATTGTTTTGTTACCGCTTACTGGCGCATTAGAAATTGGTAGTGTTACCTCTGCATACGGGGATGGAACGATTTTCTTATTTTTAGGTGGATTTATTTTAGCCATTGCAATGGAAAAATGGGGGCTTCATAAACGAATAGCTTTATCGATTATTTTATTAATTGGGACAAGCACAAAACGAATTATTTTAGGATTTATGGTGGCAACAGGATTTTTATCTATGTGGATTTCTAATACGGCAACAGCAATGATGATGATGCCAATCGGTCTTGCGATTATTTATCAAGTACGTCAAGCGATGAAATCATCAGAGAAAGAAGAAGATCAAGGTTTCGGAAAAGCAATCATGCTAGGTATTGCTTACTCTGCTTCAATCGGTGGCTTAGGTACATTAATTGGTACACCACCAAACTCTATCTTTGCTGCAACCGTGAATAAATTATACGGCATTCAAATTTCATTTGCCGAATGGATGTTATTTGGTGTTCCAATTGCTGCTTTTCTTCTTATTTTAGCATGGGTATATTTGGTGCAAATTGCTTATCCATTAAAAATGAAATCATTACCTGGTGGGCGCAAAGTAGTACAACAAGAATTACGTCAGTTAGGAAATATGTCTTTTGAAGAAAAACTAGTACTAATTGTTTTCTCTTTAACAGCAATCAGTTGGATTACACGAACATTTGTGATTCAAAAATTTATTCCAACAATCGATGATACAATCATTGCCATTATAGCTGGTATTATTTTATTCTTGTTACCAACGAAACATCAAACGAAAGTTCGTATTTTAGATTGGAACGATGCAAAAAATTTACCTTGGGGTATTTTATTATTGTTCGGTGGCGGTCTTGCGATTGCTGCTGGATTTAAAGAAACAGGATTAGCATTATGGATTGGGGAACAATTAACGGTATTAAATGGTTTACACTTATTAGTTGTATTATTTATCGTAGCAACAATTGTTTTATTCTTAACAGAGATAACATCTAATACAGCAACTGCTACAATGTTATTTCCAGTAATGGCATCACTAGCTTTAGCATTAGACGTACATCCATATGCGTTAATGATTGCAGCAGGTATTGCATCTTCTTGTGCTTTTATGTTACCAGTTGCAACACCACCAAATGCCGTTGTATTTGGTTCTGGTTACTTGAAAATCGGGGATATGGTGAAAGCAGGTTTTTGGATTAATCTGATTTGTATTCTTCTTATTCCATTAATGATTTATTACTTCTTACCAGTTGTTTGGGATATTGACTTATTCCAATTCCCGAAAAATTTCAAATAA
- the bluB gene encoding 5,6-dimethylbenzimidazole synthase, translating into MLNPEEKQGVYTAILNRRDIRTFLQEPIPEDALQRIIEAGHHGPSVGFMQPWNFIIIDNDDVKNKLAWACEKERKALAIHYEDKKKENFLALKIAGIQESPVTICITCDPTRGGSHVLGRNSIPETDILSTACAIENMWLASYAEGIAMGWVSFYKKNDVRDILHIPPHVEPVALLSLGYTNDYPEKPILETSHWRERLPLESLISYNQWEDLKE; encoded by the coding sequence ATGTTAAATCCAGAAGAAAAACAAGGAGTATATACAGCGATTTTAAATCGCCGCGATATTCGAACATTTTTACAAGAACCCATCCCAGAAGATGCACTTCAACGTATTATCGAAGCTGGACACCACGGTCCTTCTGTTGGATTCATGCAACCGTGGAATTTTATTATTATCGACAACGACGACGTAAAAAACAAATTAGCATGGGCCTGTGAAAAAGAAAGAAAAGCATTAGCTATTCATTATGAAGATAAGAAAAAAGAAAACTTTTTAGCGTTAAAAATTGCAGGCATCCAAGAATCACCGGTTACCATCTGTATTACATGTGACCCAACAAGGGGTGGATCCCACGTCCTAGGACGAAATTCCATTCCAGAAACCGATATTTTATCGACTGCTTGTGCGATTGAAAATATGTGGCTTGCCTCATATGCAGAAGGAATTGCAATGGGCTGGGTTAGTTTTTATAAAAAAAATGACGTGCGTGATATTTTACACATTCCGCCTCATGTTGAGCCTGTCGCTTTATTATCGCTTGGGTATACTAATGATTACCCAGAAAAACCAATTCTCGAAACTTCTCATTGGCGGGAACGTTTACCTTTAGAATCCCTTATTTCTTATAACCAATGGGAAGACTTGAAGGAGTGA
- a CDS encoding dicarboxylate/amino acid:cation symporter, with protein sequence MKRFKLGLLPAIIIAIVLGIIIGSFSPKEVLRTLATFNEIFGKFLSFVVPLIILGFVTPGIGQLGQRAGKLLGMTTIVAYVSTILAGSLAFLTATSIFPSFLEVGSLAISGKNPEESLAKPFFNMELDPIIGIMPALLLSFTLGLGMATIKNSQLLKVTEEFGEIIGKLIKNVIIPLLPVHILGIFANMTYAGEVAIILSVFAKVFLIVIGLHILYLLLQYSVAGAFSKQNPFQLIKTMLPAYFTALGTQSSAATIPVTLAQTKKNGVKESIANFVVPLSATIHLSGSTITLVSCSLAVMMLHDMSINFLHLFPFILMLGITMIAAPGIPGGAVMAAVGLLDSMLHFNGTLISLMIALYIAQDSFGTACNVTGDGAIAIVVDEINSKGKE encoded by the coding sequence ATGAAACGGTTTAAATTAGGTTTACTTCCCGCTATTATCATAGCGATTGTACTAGGAATTATCATCGGTTCGTTTAGCCCAAAAGAGGTGTTACGAACGTTAGCTACGTTTAATGAGATTTTTGGAAAATTTTTATCATTCGTCGTTCCACTCATTATTCTTGGATTTGTAACACCTGGTATCGGGCAACTTGGCCAAAGGGCTGGAAAATTGTTAGGAATGACGACAATTGTTGCTTATGTATCGACTATCCTTGCTGGAAGTCTTGCGTTTTTAACTGCAACTTCTATTTTTCCGAGTTTTTTAGAAGTAGGAAGCTTAGCGATTAGCGGAAAAAATCCAGAAGAATCACTAGCGAAACCATTTTTTAACATGGAGTTGGATCCTATTATCGGAATTATGCCAGCCCTTCTCTTATCATTTACGTTAGGATTAGGAATGGCAACAATTAAAAATTCTCAACTTTTAAAAGTGACAGAAGAATTTGGAGAAATTATTGGAAAACTAATTAAAAATGTGATTATTCCTTTACTCCCTGTTCATATTTTAGGGATTTTCGCCAATATGACCTATGCAGGAGAAGTTGCGATTATTTTATCTGTTTTTGCAAAAGTATTTTTAATTGTCATTGGACTTCATATTTTATATTTACTTTTACAATATTCCGTAGCTGGTGCTTTTTCAAAACAAAATCCATTCCAGTTAATTAAAACGATGCTTCCTGCTTATTTTACGGCTTTAGGTACACAATCTTCTGCAGCGACGATTCCCGTAACATTAGCGCAAACGAAGAAAAATGGTGTAAAAGAAAGCATCGCAAATTTTGTTGTTCCACTAAGTGCAACAATTCATTTATCGGGTAGTACGATTACCCTTGTCAGTTGTTCCCTAGCAGTCATGATGTTACACGATATGAGCATTAATTTTTTACATCTATTCCCCTTTATTTTAATGCTTGGGATAACGATGATTGCAGCACCTGGAATTCCTGGTGGTGCTGTGATGGCGGCCGTTGGATTACTTGATTCCATGCTTCACTTTAACGGCACATTAATCTCTCTTATGATTGCACTTTATATTGCACAAGATAGTTTTGGAACTGCATGTAATGTTACAGGAGACGGAGCAATTGCTATTGTTGTTGACGAAATAAATAGCAAAGGAAAAGAATGA
- a CDS encoding CidA/LrgA family holin-like protein, with translation MKKLGKTVAQLIVICFFYQLGVWIQQAFHLFIPGSIIGMFLLFLLLMTNILRLEWIEDGSHVLLRHLPLLFLPATIGIINYKSLASFYGLQLIFIVIVSSIMVFVISGKTAQYFAKKQQKRGEQHV, from the coding sequence ATGAAGAAACTAGGAAAAACGGTTGCGCAACTTATCGTCATATGTTTCTTTTATCAACTAGGGGTTTGGATTCAACAAGCATTTCATTTGTTTATTCCAGGTAGCATTATTGGGATGTTTTTGCTGTTTCTTTTACTTATGACAAATATTCTTCGTTTAGAATGGATAGAAGACGGAAGTCATGTATTACTACGGCATTTACCGCTGTTATTTTTGCCAGCTACGATTGGAATTATTAATTATAAATCATTAGCCTCTTTTTACGGTTTGCAACTTATTTTTATTGTTATTGTAAGCAGTATAATGGTGTTTGTTATTTCTGGGAAGACAGCACAATATTTTGCGAAAAAACAACAGAAAAGAGGAGAACAACATGTTTGA
- the ybaK gene encoding Cys-tRNA(Pro) deacylase: protein MKKGAKTNVIRFLEQRHIPHETLEYEVDESDLSAQHIADLSGMPIDILYKTIVCRGDKTGVLLACIPGHLEVDMKKLAKASHNKKVESVSLKEVLPLTGYIRGGVSPIGCKKDYPLYISEEVRMKEKISISAGARGHQVIVTPDELIQIRQATVCAITKE from the coding sequence GTGAAAAAGGGAGCGAAAACGAACGTCATCCGTTTTTTAGAACAACGTCATATCCCGCACGAAACGTTAGAATACGAAGTCGATGAAAGCGATCTTTCTGCTCAACATATTGCCGATTTAAGCGGCATGCCGATTGACATACTCTATAAAACGATTGTTTGTCGTGGCGATAAAACGGGTGTATTGTTAGCATGCATTCCTGGTCATTTAGAAGTAGATATGAAAAAATTAGCGAAAGCAAGCCATAATAAAAAAGTAGAGTCTGTTTCGTTAAAAGAAGTACTTCCGTTAACTGGCTATATTCGCGGTGGTGTGTCTCCTATCGGATGCAAAAAAGACTATCCGCTCTATATAAGTGAAGAAGTACGGATGAAAGAAAAAATATCAATTTCAGCCGGGGCACGTGGACATCAAGTTATCGTAACTCCAGATGAGTTGATTCAGATTCGTCAAGCTACTGTTTGTGCAATAACGAAGGAGTGA
- a CDS encoding late competence development ComFB family protein, with the protein MERPFYNVLEEIIPTLVNVMLYSVDFQIYCSCEDCRMRIVVQTLNALPPRYVLNEGQRTIFIDLYNKSYMREKLNQEIIRSIHRVGKRKEECMNCCS; encoded by the coding sequence ATGGAGAGACCATTTTATAATGTATTAGAAGAAATTATTCCGACATTAGTAAATGTGATGCTCTACAGTGTTGATTTTCAAATATATTGTAGTTGCGAAGATTGTCGAATGAGAATTGTCGTCCAAACATTAAATGCACTACCACCACGATACGTGCTGAACGAAGGTCAACGTACTATTTTTATTGATTTATATAATAAATCGTATATGAGAGAAAAATTAAATCAAGAAATTATTCGTTCTATCCATAGAGTGGGAAAGAGAAAAGAAGAGTGTATGAATTGTTGTTCATGA
- a CDS encoding DUF459 domain-containing protein, translated as MKKISLISIIIFLLFTSLIGCTTTKEPKEKKVEKRNVHLVAVGDSLTVGLKGTNGGYVELLEEKLNEQPGVQKVTVDNYAIVGNRTEQLMNRLEEKEVQISIKNANFIVLTIGGNDMMKTVRKNILSLKMKDFDKAKREYDHQLHLIFKKLRSLNKKAPIYYIGLYNPFEKTLSEVPEIGTIIESYNEVAKSATKDYDNIRYVSVFDDFSNSKEAVVSEDDQFHPNDNGYEIVADAVWKEMKKDF; from the coding sequence GTGAAAAAAATATCGCTTATTAGTATCATTATTTTTTTACTTTTTACTAGTTTAATAGGATGTACCACTACGAAAGAACCAAAAGAGAAAAAAGTTGAAAAACGAAACGTTCATCTAGTTGCTGTTGGCGATTCGTTAACCGTTGGACTAAAAGGAACAAATGGTGGATATGTTGAGCTTCTTGAAGAAAAGTTGAACGAACAACCAGGTGTTCAAAAAGTGACGGTTGATAACTATGCCATTGTCGGCAATCGAACGGAACAATTAATGAATCGTTTAGAAGAAAAAGAAGTACAAATATCGATTAAAAATGCTAATTTTATTGTGTTAACAATCGGTGGGAACGATATGATGAAAACGGTTCGAAAAAATATACTATCGTTAAAAATGAAAGATTTTGACAAAGCAAAGAGAGAATATGATCATCAGCTACACCTTATTTTTAAAAAGCTTCGTTCATTAAATAAAAAAGCACCTATTTATTATATCGGATTATATAATCCTTTCGAAAAAACGTTAAGCGAAGTTCCAGAAATCGGAACCATTATTGAGTCATACAATGAAGTTGCAAAATCTGCGACAAAAGATTACGATAACATTCGTTACGTTTCTGTTTTTGATGATTTTTCAAACAGCAAAGAAGCTGTCGTAAGTGAAGATGATCAATTTCATCCAAATGACAATGGCTATGAAATAGTGGCTGATGCTGTTTGGAAAGAGATGAAAAAAGATTTTTAA
- a CDS encoding polyphosphate kinase 2 family protein has product MLESVDLRKKLTDKDEYNDMLKEYQLRFLRMQRELQQSSRSLVIVVEGWDAGGKGGAIRRFTQRLDPRGFNVYATAAPEGHEKNEHYLKRFWKRIPEHGKIAVFDRSWYGRVLVERVEGFATKKEWKRAYEEINQFEKVLADDGTIIIKFWLHISKDEQLRRFEERQNNPFKRWKITDEDWRNREKWDDYVEAVEEMFKKTSTDYAPWHIISGEHKWNGRIEVIKRIVETLEKEMR; this is encoded by the coding sequence GTGCTAGAATCAGTAGATTTAAGGAAAAAGCTAACAGATAAAGACGAATACAATGATATGTTGAAAGAATACCAACTGCGTTTTTTACGGATGCAACGTGAATTACAACAATCTAGTCGTTCTTTAGTAATTGTTGTAGAAGGCTGGGACGCTGGCGGAAAAGGTGGAGCAATTCGCCGTTTTACGCAACGGTTAGACCCACGTGGATTTAATGTATATGCAACCGCTGCACCAGAAGGGCATGAAAAAAATGAACACTATTTAAAACGATTTTGGAAACGGATTCCAGAACACGGAAAAATTGCGGTATTCGATCGTTCTTGGTATGGACGAGTACTAGTAGAAAGAGTAGAAGGATTTGCAACGAAAAAAGAGTGGAAACGAGCATATGAAGAAATCAATCAATTCGAAAAAGTACTTGCAGATGACGGAACAATTATCATTAAGTTTTGGTTACATATTTCCAAAGACGAGCAATTACGTCGATTTGAGGAAAGACAAAACAATCCATTTAAACGCTGGAAAATTACCGATGAGGATTGGCGAAATCGTGAAAAATGGGATGACTATGTGGAAGCAGTAGAAGAGATGTTTAAAAAAACAAGTACCGATTACGCTCCGTGGCATATTATTAGCGGTGAACATAAATGGAATGGTCGAATTGAAGTCATTAAAAGAATAGTTGAAACATTAGAGAAAGAAATGAGATAA
- a CDS encoding late competence development ComFB family protein, which produces MEILAKNYLHENISELGLKFPCEKCKNDVLAFALNRLEPKYVSNVRGHAFVKAQMMTDQYKTDIICALTNAVQVVNNNPDCSFCEYEECPKSSSS; this is translated from the coding sequence ATGGAAATTTTAGCGAAGAACTATTTGCACGAAAACATCTCCGAACTTGGGCTAAAGTTCCCATGTGAAAAATGTAAAAACGATGTACTTGCTTTTGCGCTCAATCGTCTTGAACCAAAGTATGTTTCTAATGTCAGAGGTCATGCATTTGTGAAAGCACAAATGATGACTGATCAATATAAAACAGATATTATTTGTGCCCTTACAAATGCAGTACAGGTTGTTAATAATAATCCTGATTGTTCCTTTTGTGAATATGAGGAATGCCCAAAAAGCTCATCTTCTTAA
- a CDS encoding DNA-3-methyladenine glycosylase, producing the protein MQRLQRSFFERDTVSVAKDLIGTYIVRQVKDTIRIGKIVETEAYTGITDKASHAYGNRRTPRTEVMYGKAGHAYVYLIYGMYDLLNIVTKTENEPEAVLIRAVQPIEGVDEMANARFQTPFHILPPAKQKQLTNGPGKLCQALSITREWNGFDLCNPNQHSFYLLSKTEPVTFTTAKRINIDYAEEAKHYLYRFYETNNPYVSVT; encoded by the coding sequence GTGCAACGGCTACAACGCTCGTTTTTTGAACGTGACACGGTTAGCGTCGCAAAAGACTTAATCGGCACCTACATCGTTCGGCAAGTGAAAGATACCATTCGAATCGGAAAAATCGTTGAAACGGAAGCATACACTGGTATTACAGATAAAGCATCCCATGCATACGGTAACAGAAGAACGCCTCGAACCGAAGTAATGTACGGAAAAGCAGGTCATGCATACGTGTATTTAATTTATGGCATGTATGATTTATTGAACATTGTTACCAAAACAGAAAACGAACCAGAAGCAGTGTTAATCCGTGCCGTACAACCAATCGAAGGAGTCGATGAAATGGCCAATGCAAGATTTCAAACACCCTTTCACATTCTACCACCTGCCAAACAAAAACAATTAACGAATGGACCAGGAAAACTGTGCCAAGCTCTCTCAATTACGCGCGAATGGAATGGATTTGACCTGTGTAATCCCAATCAACACTCGTTTTATTTGTTATCGAAAACAGAACCAGTAACATTCACGACTGCGAAACGAATCAACATTGACTACGCGGAAGAAGCAAAGCATTATTTATATCGCTTTTATGAAACGAATAATCCGTATGTCTCTGTCACATAA
- a CDS encoding LrgB family protein, which translates to MFDAILIIILTISVFFMMEKLYIRLPNPILLPALTSTILLASVLVMFHIPYETYMLGGEWINKLLGPAVVALAIPLYKQRLTLKKYLLPILAGVSLGAFVGILSGTGFAKWIGMDKEMIYTILPKSVTTPVAIEIASSLGGIPTLAAVFVIFAGLVGAIGGPYLIRLFRIDGPLAKGIGFGTASHAFGTVKALEQGELEGAISSVAMTLCALITSVISSIVMTALGW; encoded by the coding sequence ATGTTTGATGCGATACTTATAATTATATTAACCATTTCTGTTTTTTTTATGATGGAAAAACTGTATATTCGTTTACCAAATCCTATTTTATTACCTGCATTAACGAGTACTATTTTACTTGCTAGTGTTCTCGTTATGTTTCATATTCCATATGAAACATATATGCTTGGAGGAGAATGGATTAATAAACTATTAGGTCCAGCGGTTGTTGCTTTAGCGATTCCATTATATAAACAGCGTCTAACATTAAAAAAGTACTTATTACCAATTTTGGCAGGGGTGTCACTTGGTGCTTTTGTTGGGATTCTTTCTGGAACAGGATTTGCAAAATGGATCGGAATGGATAAGGAAATGATTTATACGATTCTTCCTAAGTCGGTTACCACGCCTGTTGCAATTGAAATTGCTAGTTCTCTTGGTGGGATTCCGACACTTGCTGCAGTATTTGTCATTTTTGCTGGATTAGTGGGGGCAATAGGTGGTCCATATTTAATTCGGTTGTTTCGTATTGATGGTCCATTAGCAAAAGGGATAGGATTTGGAACGGCATCTCATGCATTTGGGACGGTTAAGGCGCTTGAACAAGGTGAATTAGAAGGAGCGATTAGTTCGGTAGCAATGACGCTTTGTGCATTAATTACTTCTGTTATAAGTTCAATAGTAATGACAGCATTAGGGTGGTAA